The proteins below come from a single Beutenbergia cavernae DSM 12333 genomic window:
- a CDS encoding SDR family oxidoreductase, producing MTSGRRVLVTGATGYIGGRLVPELLAAGASVRAMARHPERLEGRPWADDVETVKADARDEEQLGRALDGIEVAYYLIHSLGSGATFEQRDRATALRFGAAARAAGVQRIVYLGGMHPDTEELSPHLGSRREVGEILLASGVPTAVLQAAVILGSGSASFEMMRYLTERLPAMVAPRWLDNRIQPIAVRDVLHYLVGAADLPADVNRTFDIGGPEVLTYRQMMQEYARVAGLPRRVIVTVPVLTPRLASHWVGFVTPVPTGIAKPLVESLIHEVVVKEQDIRAYVPDPPGGLTSFTRAVELALKRIRDHDVATSWASASTPGAPSDPLPADPDWAGGSLFVDEREIAVDASPQELWEVIEGIGGAHGWYSWRLGWVARGLMDRVFGGPGLRRGRRHPHRLAVGDALDWWRVEVIEPGSLLRLRAEMRLPGLAWLDLAVSVDERGRTLFRQLATYHPRGLLGQVYWRAVTPFHGVVFGGMQRNIALAASAAHAVPERGAA from the coding sequence ATGACGAGCGGCAGGCGCGTGCTCGTGACGGGCGCCACGGGGTACATCGGTGGCCGACTCGTGCCCGAGCTGCTCGCTGCCGGCGCCTCCGTGCGGGCGATGGCGCGGCACCCCGAGCGGCTCGAGGGCCGGCCGTGGGCAGACGACGTCGAGACCGTGAAGGCCGACGCCCGGGACGAGGAGCAGCTCGGTCGGGCGCTCGACGGCATCGAGGTGGCGTACTACCTCATCCACTCGCTCGGGTCGGGTGCCACGTTCGAGCAGCGTGACCGCGCCACAGCCCTCCGCTTCGGCGCAGCCGCGCGGGCCGCCGGCGTCCAGCGGATCGTCTACCTCGGCGGCATGCACCCCGACACGGAGGAGCTCTCACCCCACCTCGGGTCGCGGCGCGAGGTCGGCGAGATCCTCCTCGCCTCGGGAGTGCCGACGGCGGTGCTCCAGGCCGCGGTGATCCTCGGCTCGGGCAGTGCGTCCTTCGAGATGATGCGGTACCTCACCGAGCGGCTGCCCGCGATGGTCGCGCCGAGGTGGCTGGACAACCGGATCCAGCCGATCGCCGTCCGCGACGTGCTGCACTACCTCGTCGGGGCCGCCGACCTGCCGGCGGACGTGAACCGCACCTTCGACATCGGCGGCCCGGAGGTGCTCACCTACCGCCAGATGATGCAGGAGTACGCGCGGGTCGCCGGGCTCCCGCGGCGGGTCATCGTGACGGTGCCGGTCCTCACGCCTCGCCTGGCCAGCCACTGGGTCGGGTTCGTCACCCCCGTTCCGACGGGCATCGCGAAGCCGCTCGTCGAGTCGCTGATCCACGAGGTCGTGGTGAAGGAGCAGGACATCCGCGCGTACGTCCCGGACCCTCCGGGCGGTCTCACCTCCTTCACCCGCGCCGTCGAGCTGGCGCTGAAGCGGATCCGGGATCACGACGTGGCCACGTCCTGGGCGTCGGCGTCCACGCCGGGGGCGCCGAGCGATCCGCTGCCCGCCGACCCGGACTGGGCCGGAGGCAGCCTGTTCGTGGACGAACGGGAGATCGCCGTCGACGCCAGCCCGCAAGAGCTGTGGGAGGTGATCGAGGGCATCGGTGGAGCCCACGGCTGGTACTCCTGGCGGCTCGGGTGGGTGGCTCGCGGCCTGATGGACAGGGTCTTCGGCGGTCCGGGCCTGCGCCGCGGCCGCCGGCACCCCCACCGGCTCGCCGTGGGTGACGCCCTCGACTGGTGGCGCGTCGAGGTGATCGAACCCGGCTCGCTCCTGCGCCTGCGAGCGGAGATGCGGCTGCCGGGCCTCGCGTGGCTCGACCTCGCCGTGAGCGTCGACGAGCGCGGACGCACCCTGTTCCGGCAGCTGGCGACGTATCATCCGCGGGGTCTCCTGGGCCAGGTGTACTGGCGGGCCGTCACGCCGTTCCACGGCGTCGTGTTCGGGGGCATGCAGCGCAACATCGCGCTCGCGGCCTCGGCCGCGCACGCCGTGCCGGAACGGGGTGCTGCGTAG
- a CDS encoding prenyltransferase produces MREVLAASRPFSWINTAYPFAAGMLVATQGRLDVAGWVTFAVGTLFFLVPYNLLMYGVNDVFDYSSDLANPRKGGIEGGLVAPERARVVHRRIVVASVATTTPFVVALLALGSGGRLGGVPPWPSLTLLVVVFGVVAYSAPEMRFKERPVLDSFTSAMHFAGPLLYALVLVGAPLTARAVWPAVVAFVVWGMASHAFGAVQDVRADRTGGIASVATALGARTTVRLVVGAYVLSAAALAVLPWPGWLAAVLPLAYAANAARFLDVTDDDCERANAGWRVFLRLNLVAGAAVTILLLAANH; encoded by the coding sequence GTGAGGGAGGTGCTCGCCGCGTCGCGGCCGTTCTCGTGGATCAACACGGCGTACCCGTTCGCCGCGGGGATGCTCGTGGCGACCCAAGGCCGGCTCGACGTCGCCGGCTGGGTGACGTTCGCCGTCGGCACGCTCTTCTTCCTCGTGCCCTACAACCTCCTGATGTACGGCGTGAACGACGTCTTCGACTACTCGTCCGACCTCGCGAACCCCCGCAAGGGCGGCATCGAGGGCGGCCTCGTCGCGCCGGAGCGGGCGCGTGTGGTGCACCGGCGGATCGTCGTCGCGAGCGTGGCGACGACGACGCCGTTCGTCGTCGCGCTCCTCGCGCTCGGCTCCGGCGGGAGGCTGGGCGGGGTGCCGCCGTGGCCGTCGCTGACGCTGCTCGTCGTCGTGTTCGGTGTCGTCGCGTACTCGGCGCCGGAGATGCGGTTCAAGGAACGCCCGGTGCTCGACTCGTTCACGTCGGCGATGCACTTTGCCGGGCCGTTGCTGTACGCGCTGGTGCTCGTCGGCGCGCCGCTGACGGCGCGAGCGGTGTGGCCCGCCGTGGTCGCCTTCGTGGTGTGGGGGATGGCGTCGCACGCGTTCGGCGCGGTGCAGGACGTGCGGGCGGACCGGACCGGCGGGATCGCGTCGGTGGCGACGGCGCTCGGCGCGCGGACGACGGTGCGGCTGGTGGTCGGCGCGTACGTGCTCTCCGCCGCCGCGCTCGCGGTGCTGCCGTGGCCGGGCTGGCTGGCGGCGGTGCTGCCCCTGGCGTACGCGGCGAACGCGGCGCGGTTCCTCGACGTCACCGACGACGACTGCGAGCGCGCGAACGCCGGCTGGCGCGTCTTCCTCCGCCTCAACCTCGTGGCCGGGGCGGCCGTCACGATCCTGCTGCTCGCCGCGAACCACTGA
- a CDS encoding lycopene cyclase domain-containing protein produces MRYLLLNAAVLAVVVLAAALLLRRARPTRAERRELGRPLALTALVLVAMTAVFDSLLIATGVIAYDEAALLGVRVGLAPLEDFAYTFAVLALAPALWIALGRRARGARRAGLVRGRPVDDDGATPEGGAGR; encoded by the coding sequence GTGAGGTACCTGCTCCTCAACGCGGCCGTGCTCGCCGTCGTCGTCCTCGCCGCGGCCCTCCTGCTGCGGCGGGCGCGGCCGACGCGCGCCGAACGCCGCGAGCTCGGGCGACCCCTGGCTCTCACGGCCCTGGTGCTCGTCGCGATGACGGCGGTGTTCGACTCGTTGCTCATCGCGACAGGGGTCATCGCCTACGACGAGGCTGCGCTGCTCGGAGTGCGCGTCGGTCTCGCGCCGCTCGAGGACTTCGCGTACACGTTCGCGGTGCTCGCGCTCGCCCCGGCGCTGTGGATCGCGCTCGGGCGACGAGCCCGCGGCGCCCGCCGGGCCGGCCTGGTCCGTGGGCGACCGGTCGACGACGACGGCGCCACCCCCGAGGGCGGTGCCGGCCGGTGA
- a CDS encoding lycopene cyclase domain-containing protein, whose protein sequence is MSGAYLALLLFSLGGLGLLDWHRRLVVADRGGPARGLVTIALVVAVLLLWDLAGVAAGFFFRGDGDHLLGWQVAPEIPVEEVVFLTLLVYVTLLTWRLLATRGGEPRPWRREER, encoded by the coding sequence ATGAGCGGCGCGTACCTGGCCCTGCTCCTGTTCTCGCTCGGCGGGCTGGGGCTGCTCGACTGGCACCGGCGCCTGGTGGTCGCGGACCGCGGCGGGCCGGCGCGCGGGCTCGTGACGATCGCGCTCGTCGTCGCCGTGCTGCTGCTGTGGGATCTCGCCGGAGTCGCCGCCGGCTTCTTCTTCCGGGGCGACGGCGACCACCTCCTGGGGTGGCAGGTCGCGCCCGAGATCCCGGTCGAGGAGGTCGTGTTCCTGACGCTGCTCGTGTACGTGACGTTGCTGACGTGGCGCCTCCTCGCGACGCGTGGCGGCGAGCCGAGGCCGTGGCGACGGGAGGAGCGGTGA
- the crtI gene encoding phytoene desaturase family protein — translation MGGGVAGLASAALLARGGADVTLFEQHDDVGGRAGQWRQDGFTFDLGPSWLFMPEVFEHVFALLGRRWSDAVALRRLDPAYRVFPEAGEPLDVVADASANWAAFEALEPGAGARMRRYAEESAETYRIALDRFLYSTFERPARTADPVVLARGAELRRLLTSSLADHVSSTTTHPLLAQLLGYHAVFLGSAPGRVPALYSLMSHLDLGTSAGGVLYPEGGIYAVVEALAAAAREEGVDVRTGVTVRRIVVDGGTATGVLTHPSRGGGDTVHVPADVVVGAADLHHVETALLDAPWRTHPERRWARRNPGVSALLVYAGVRGELPELAHHSLFFTRDWDANFEAVLGPGRHRVWPPGPRRVGAERLSVPDPASLYVSRPTATDPALAPPGHEALVVLVPVPSDPALGAGADGRAHLEALADRYLDQIGAWAHIPDLRGRVVLRRVVGPADFASRYGAWRGGALGLEHTLAQSAMFRPAGVSARVPNLLYAGGSTTPGVGLPMCLISAELVVKRLLGETSAHPLPAPLRPGYLDAARPSGHRHWGAHDRGAAR, via the coding sequence ATGGGCGGCGGCGTCGCCGGCCTGGCGAGCGCCGCCCTGCTGGCCCGCGGGGGTGCGGACGTCACGCTGTTCGAGCAGCACGACGACGTCGGCGGCCGGGCCGGGCAGTGGCGGCAGGACGGCTTCACGTTCGACCTGGGTCCGTCGTGGCTGTTCATGCCCGAGGTGTTCGAGCACGTCTTCGCGCTGCTCGGGCGGCGGTGGTCCGACGCCGTCGCGCTGCGGCGCCTGGACCCGGCGTACCGGGTGTTCCCGGAGGCCGGCGAGCCGCTGGACGTCGTCGCTGACGCGTCGGCGAACTGGGCGGCGTTCGAGGCGCTCGAGCCCGGCGCCGGGGCGCGGATGCGCCGGTACGCCGAGGAGTCGGCCGAGACGTACCGGATCGCGCTGGACCGTTTCCTGTACAGCACGTTCGAGCGTCCCGCCCGCACCGCCGACCCCGTGGTGCTCGCCCGCGGCGCCGAGCTCCGACGGCTGCTCACGTCGTCGCTGGCCGACCACGTCTCCTCCACGACGACGCACCCGCTGCTCGCCCAGCTGCTCGGCTACCACGCGGTGTTCCTCGGCTCGGCGCCGGGGCGGGTCCCCGCGCTCTACTCGTTGATGTCGCACCTGGACCTGGGCACCTCGGCGGGCGGCGTGCTCTACCCGGAGGGCGGGATCTACGCCGTCGTCGAGGCGCTCGCCGCCGCGGCCCGCGAGGAGGGCGTCGACGTCCGCACGGGCGTGACGGTCCGGCGGATCGTGGTCGACGGCGGAACCGCCACCGGCGTGCTGACGCACCCCTCGCGCGGCGGAGGTGACACGGTGCACGTACCGGCCGACGTCGTCGTCGGCGCGGCGGACCTCCACCACGTCGAGACGGCGCTCCTCGACGCGCCGTGGCGGACGCACCCGGAGCGGCGGTGGGCGCGGCGCAACCCGGGAGTGTCGGCGCTGCTGGTCTACGCCGGGGTCCGCGGCGAGCTGCCCGAGCTCGCCCACCACTCGCTGTTCTTCACCCGGGACTGGGACGCGAACTTCGAGGCGGTCCTGGGCCCCGGGCGGCACCGCGTGTGGCCACCCGGCCCGCGCCGCGTGGGCGCCGAGCGGCTGAGCGTCCCCGATCCCGCCTCGCTGTACGTCTCCCGGCCCACGGCCACCGACCCGGCGCTCGCGCCGCCCGGCCACGAGGCGCTCGTGGTGCTCGTGCCGGTGCCGTCGGATCCCGCGCTCGGCGCCGGGGCGGACGGCCGCGCTCACCTGGAGGCGCTCGCGGACCGCTACCTCGACCAGATCGGCGCCTGGGCGCACATCCCTGACCTGCGCGGGCGGGTGGTGCTGCGCCGCGTCGTCGGGCCGGCGGACTTCGCGAGTCGGTACGGCGCCTGGCGCGGGGGCGCCCTCGGCCTCGAGCACACGCTCGCGCAGTCGGCGATGTTCCGCCCGGCCGGCGTCAGCGCCCGTGTGCCGAACCTCCTGTACGCCGGGGGATCGACGACGCCGGGCGTCGGCCTGCCGATGTGCCTCATCAGCGCGGAGCTCGTCGTGAAGCGCCTGCTCGGCGAGACGTCGGCGCACCCGCTGCCCGCGCCCCTGCGCCCGGGCTACCTGGACGCGGCCCGCCCGTCCGGGCATCGCCACTGGGGCGCGCACGATCGCGGAGCCGCGCGATGA